The genomic DNA ACTGTATAGTTAAgtgatgaaatatttatttttatttttctaaatataattttgcAAGGAGATGAAATGAATGCCTGCTATGGCTGAATGGAGACCATAGTGGGCAACTATAATTTTCAGTATCCTAGTTCACTTGTACCGAAGGAATGGGAGTCACAGGACAGATCTCCGTGCCGTACTGCCTTTATATGACATAAAGGTCAttgatatatagattatagtCAAGACTAGGTTTTGAGTAATAGAAAATGCTTCTCCTTTTTATGTTATCATTAAAGTATTGATTGTTCCAAATCTCTTGTTTTACGCTTATGTTTTGCTGTTATATCTGAAAAAGTTCAGCATTATCCAACTCTCTTGGCCATTTTTCCTCTCTTATATTCTTGTGCTTCCATTCGTACTGGATGCAGACTCTCCTTGCCTTTGTCAATTTTAAGCTTTATAACTCCATCAATGTGAAGTATCCACCCCTTCTTGATCCTAAGTTGGAAGCTTTAGCAGCAGGTATCTGTTCCCTATTGCATTTTCTTTGCATTAAAATTTCCTTTCAAAATCAAACAGTGATATAATTGTGGCTCTGCTTGAGTTCTTCAGATCTTTATGCATTGTCGAGATACGTTCAGATGAGTTCCCGAGCCCCAACTGTTGAATCTGATGCTGTTGGTCCGTCTGGGTCTGAACAACCTGAGGTTAAGCAAAATGGGAAGGAGACCAAGGAATCTGATCTAAGGCTTGCGCAACTTCAACACCAGCTTCCTTACAATGAACCTGGTGCTCTAATGCACCTTGTTGAAGAGGCTGTTGATGAAGATGAGGAGGATGAAGACACGAAAGAATGCAAAAAGATTTTTGCGAATATGAAATTCTTCTTAAGTCGTGAGGTGAGAACACTTGCATTAAACCATTAATGCCTCTTACAACATTAAATATAGCTTCTCTTTCCTTGGTGTTTCTGCGTATGAATACTTGAACCTCTTAAGCCAATAAGTACGGGGTTTTTCTTTTGTACAAAAATACACTGCATAACAGTATCAAGAATCTTCCTTTCTCATCAGCCAATGGACATTGGCTGTTGATATTCTTAGACTCCACATGAGTTTTTACCACTTTAGAATCTGCTCTACAACAGACGTCGCCTTCTGATTACATAAATTTATTGCTATTTTCGGGCTTACAGTTTCTTCAATATTGTTTCCCCCGGTTGTTCTTTACAATATTCAGGTTCCCAGAGAATCGCTACTTTTTGTCATTCCTGCTTTTGGAGGTATTGTTTCTTGGGAGGGAGAAGGGGCTCCCTTTGACGAATCTGACCAGAGCATCACTCATCAGGTATCCTATCTGCAAACTTATAGAGATTCTGTTGACAAATGTTTGTTATTTGTATTTGAATGCATGATCATGAATCTAATGCTCTTTGCTTACATTTGATTCTGCAGATTGTTGATAGGCCAACACAGGGCCACATATTTCTTTCTAGAGAGTATGTTCAGCCTCAATGGATTTTTGATTGTGTCAATGCCCGAATAAAATTACCGACAAATGGTTATCTAGTAGGAAGGTAATTGCTACTAAAAATCCTACAGCATGTGTTTTCATTTACCTATTGCTGTCTGGTCCCTGTTATTGCAATTGACTCTTGCATCTCTGATATTTGGCAAGTTACAAAGCCGAAACTATCTTAATGACTGATAGGAAATGTATTATTTATTGAAACCTGgggatttttttcaaattgagACTTGACTTGACAACTTTTATCGTACTTGAAGGGGGAAAAAGAACCTGTCATCTTCTTCTAATATGTTTGTATGCAAGCAGGGTTCCTCCACCACACTTGTCTCCTTTTGTGGACAATGAGGCTGAAGGTTATGTTCCAGATTATGCAGAGACCATCAAAAGGCTGCAGGCTGCTGCTAGAAATGAGCTTCTTCCTATGCCTGGGGTTGGCAAAGAAGACTTGGAAGATCCTCAGCATCTCGTCGCTGAAGGCATCATCGACCGCACGGAGGCTAACGAAGCTGCTCAGAAGAAGCGAAAGGTACGCATTCTTTTAATAGTTCTGATTCAATTTGGTATCTTCTCCAGGAGGATGTTGCCCATTTGATCGGACTTAGAGAAGTTTTCAATATGCTCTTCTTTCCTTTCAAAtgacaaaataaattaaaatgttgAATTAGACTTCAGAAGATGTATTGCACTATAAAATATCTTCTGTGATGTCACTTAACAGATAATTTGCTTAGTTATTTCAACTTTTGAAGATGAGCAAAAGGAGAGATTGCAAAAGCCGAGCCAACCATACTATGAGAtgtaaaaagaaagtaaagtaTCTGCTGAGTTCTGATTGAGAAAATTGGGTTTATATAGATGTTGACTCTCGAGAAGCAGTATCATGATGAACTGAAGATGGAACTTGTGGGAGCCCAGTATTCTGGAGCTGCTGCACATCAAGAAAAGGAAACCGTTGCGGAGGATGCAGAAGCAAGGGATCAATTATCTGCACCTGATGTCAAGCAGGTTGTAGAGGATATCGACACCTTATCGAAGGTTGTCATGTCACGTAAGAAGAGACGGCTATACGAGGCCATGAAGGTAAAAATCTTTTTCGTCTTAGCACAACATTTCTTCATCAAAAGCACGCTGCTAGGCAATTTATCAGGTCTTGTGATtccaaaattaataattatcatcATTCGACGATTTATCAAGTAATTGAGGGTCGGATGTTCACTGTTGGGTCTGGGACAAATTAATTGATGATCTCCTCTCGTAAGAGCCACAGTATTGCTTACTGGGAAATATCTCACTCTTATGCAGATGGGGAAAGAGCGGAAGAAGGCTGGTGTCGACCTTCTCAAGGAAAGGAAGACGAAAATTGAAGCAGGCGAGAAATCCGGTAAAAAATGAGGGCGCTTGAAGGAATC from Punica granatum isolate Tunisia-2019 chromosome 2, ASM765513v2, whole genome shotgun sequence includes the following:
- the LOC116197211 gene encoding pescadillo homolog — encoded protein: MPKHYRPPGKKKEGNAARYITRSQAVKQLQVNLPTFRRLCILKGVFPREPKKKVKGNHHTYYHLKDIAFLQHDPLLEKFREIRAYERKIKKAEAKKNKDLAHRLLTRKPNYTLDRLIRERYPKFVDALRDLDDCLTMVHLFAALPALEREKIEVKRVHDCRRLSHEWQAYISRTHKLRKVFVSVKGIYYQAEVEGQKITWLTPHALQQVLSEDIDFPVMLTFLEFYETLLAFVNFKLYNSINVKYPPLLDPKLEALAADLYALSRYVQMSSRAPTVESDAVGPSGSEQPEVKQNGKETKESDLRLAQLQHQLPYNEPGALMHLVEEAVDEDEEDEDTKECKKIFANMKFFLSREVPRESLLFVIPAFGGIVSWEGEGAPFDESDQSITHQIVDRPTQGHIFLSREYVQPQWIFDCVNARIKLPTNGYLVGRVPPPHLSPFVDNEAEGYVPDYAETIKRLQAAARNELLPMPGVGKEDLEDPQHLVAEGIIDRTEANEAAQKKRKMLTLEKQYHDELKMELVGAQYSGAAAHQEKETVAEDAEARDQLSAPDVKQVVEDIDTLSKVVMSRKKRRLYEAMKMGKERKKAGVDLLKERKTKIEAGEKSGKK